The following proteins come from a genomic window of Irregularibacter muris:
- a CDS encoding Crp/Fnr family transcriptional regulator produces the protein MEIITCNCSDCEHRSCARHVPIFSQLNKVQLERVLSLIKRRKYKKGEIILFEGNESKNLMIINRGKVKAYRYTPEGKEQILSIYSSGDFIGEMNILINQHSTYNAEALENTHICMIYKEDFEKLIHDYPDISLNIIEELVKRLEKTQSMLQSLGTKDIESRIGTMLLDFARNYGKDNKEGVLINLPLNREGMANYIGVTRETISRKLNALQEESIIEIIGNKKILVKNIEALSQSV, from the coding sequence GTGGAAATCATAACCTGTAATTGCAGTGATTGTGAGCATCGTAGTTGTGCTAGGCACGTACCTATTTTTTCACAATTAAATAAGGTACAATTAGAAAGGGTATTATCATTAATTAAGAGAAGAAAGTATAAAAAAGGAGAAATTATTCTCTTTGAAGGTAATGAAAGTAAAAATTTAATGATTATCAATAGAGGAAAAGTAAAGGCCTATCGGTATACGCCAGAGGGCAAGGAACAAATTTTATCTATATATTCTTCAGGAGATTTTATAGGAGAAATGAATATATTAATCAATCAGCATTCTACCTATAATGCTGAGGCCTTAGAAAATACCCATATATGTATGATTTATAAGGAAGACTTTGAAAAACTAATCCATGATTATCCAGATATTAGTTTAAATATTATAGAAGAATTGGTTAAACGGTTGGAAAAAACTCAATCCATGTTGCAAAGTCTTGGTACAAAGGATATAGAATCAAGAATTGGAACGATGCTGTTGGATTTTGCCCGAAATTATGGAAAGGATAATAAAGAGGGAGTGTTAATAAATTTACCCTTGAACAGAGAGGGTATGGCTAATTACATCGGTGTGACTAGAGAAACCATTAGCAGAAAATTAAATGCCCTCCAAGAAGAAAGCATAATTGAAATAATCGGAAACAAGAAAATCTTAGTGAAGAATATAGAGGCACTTTCACAAAGTGTATAG
- a CDS encoding quaternary amine ABC transporter ATP-binding protein: MTIKLKVEDLYKIFGRNPKEAFRMLEQGKSKKEILEKTGQAIGVNNVSLEVKEGETFVIMGLSGSGKSTLIRCLNLLNKPTKGKVIVDGENIVKYDKKQLKEFRQKKMAMVFQHFGLLTHRNILSNVEYGLEIKKVSKEERTKIAMEAIKTVGLEGWEESMPHQLSGGMQQRVGLARALANDPDILLMDEPFSALDPLIRREMQVELLDIQAKLKKTIIFITHDVNEAFKIGDRVAVMKDGEVVQVGTPEEILENPSNQYIEDFIHDIDRSKVLQAKHIMKKSPALVSNKDGLKVAVQEMRSNGISSLFVVGDKRILEGIITIDDAIEAIKNKKTLKDIIRTDYHVAHSCDYVQDLIPKAADTKYPIAVVSDEGKFEGIIVRVSVLSGLAS, from the coding sequence ATGACAATAAAATTAAAAGTGGAAGATTTATATAAAATTTTTGGACGAAATCCTAAAGAAGCCTTTAGAATGTTAGAGCAGGGAAAAAGTAAAAAAGAGATATTAGAAAAAACAGGACAGGCAATCGGTGTGAATAATGTTTCTCTGGAGGTAAAAGAGGGAGAAACTTTCGTCATCATGGGACTGTCCGGTAGTGGGAAATCAACTCTAATTCGATGTCTTAATTTATTAAATAAACCCACAAAGGGGAAAGTAATTGTTGATGGTGAAAATATTGTAAAATATGATAAAAAACAGCTAAAAGAGTTTAGGCAAAAAAAGATGGCTATGGTATTTCAGCATTTTGGTCTTTTAACCCATCGAAATATTTTATCTAACGTTGAATATGGTCTAGAGATAAAAAAGGTTTCTAAAGAGGAAAGAACTAAGATTGCTATGGAAGCCATCAAGACTGTTGGGTTAGAAGGATGGGAGGAATCTATGCCCCACCAACTTAGTGGGGGGATGCAGCAAAGAGTAGGGCTAGCTAGGGCACTAGCAAACGATCCAGATATTTTGCTTATGGATGAACCCTTTAGCGCATTGGATCCTTTAATTCGTCGGGAAATGCAGGTAGAATTACTAGACATACAGGCAAAATTAAAGAAAACCATCATTTTTATCACCCATGATGTCAATGAGGCATTTAAGATTGGAGACAGAGTTGCAGTAATGAAAGATGGAGAAGTTGTACAAGTAGGTACACCAGAAGAAATTCTTGAAAATCCATCAAACCAATATATTGAAGACTTTATTCATGATATTGATCGTTCAAAAGTTCTCCAAGCAAAACATATTATGAAAAAGAGCCCAGCCTTGGTGTCAAATAAAGATGGTTTGAAAGTAGCCGTACAAGAGATGCGTTCAAATGGTATCTCTAGCCTATTTGTAGTAGGTGATAAAAGAATACTTGAAGGGATTATTACTATAGATGATGCAATAGAGGCTATAAAAAACAAGAAGACTTTAAAAGATATCATTAGGACGGATTATCATGTAGCACATTCATGTGATTATGTACAAGATTTAATTCCTAAGGCAGCAGATACCAAATATCCTATAGCTGTTGTAAGTGATGAAGGAAAGTTTGAAGGCATTATTGTCCGAGTATCTGTACTCTCCGGTTTAGCTTCATAA